Within Nodosilinea sp. FACHB-141, the genomic segment GCCTGCTCGAAGGCGAAGTCGATCAACCTGAGGCTATGGGGCTCTCCCCCGATCTGCGTGAGCGGGGTTACGCGCTGCTGTGCGTCAGCTATCCTCGCAGCAACATCCAGGCCGAAACCCAGGATGAAGACGAGGTTTATGAGCTACAGTTTGGCCGCTACTTTGGCAAAGGCAAAGTGCGCCGAGGGCTACCCCTAGACGAAGACTAGTCAGCCTCACCCCGTTACCTTGAGTCGTCCCAACGCTAATTTAATGTCTCTTCCTGCCGAGTCTGATTTACAGCGCTGGTTAGACAGCGCCACCGAGGCTGCCCTAGCCGCCGGAGCGGTGCTTCAGCACTACTGGGGCAACCTCACCACCATTGATGAGAAAGGTCGTTCTGGCGATCTGGTTACTGAAGCCGATCGCGGTGCAGAGGCCGCCGTGATGGCCGTACTAGAGCGACACCTCCCCACTGACCACGGCATTCTAGCTGAAGAGTCAGGGGTAATTAGAGACCGAGAAGCCGGCCTTCTTTGGGCCATAGATCCCCTCGACGGCACCACCAACTACACCCACCAATACCCCTTCTGTGCAGTGTCCATCGGGCTGCTGGCCGAGGGAGAGCCGGTGCTTGGGGTGATTTATGACCCGATTCACCGCGATCTCTTTCGCGCGGCCAAAGGTTTAGGGGCCTCCCTCAACCGCAGCCCGATCCGGGTTTCGACCACAGATCAGCTGGCTCAGAGCCTGCTGGTAACTGGATTTGCCTACGATCGCCGTGAAACCCCCGACAATAACTACGCCGAATTTTGCCACTTCACCCACCTCACCCAGGGGGTGCGCCGAGGGGGGTCCGCCGCCATTGACCTCGCCTATGTCGCTTGTGGCCGCCTGGATGGCTATTGGGAGCGAGGGCTATCGCCTTGGGACATTGCCGCTGGGATTGCGATCGTGCGAGAAGCAGGAGGCCAGGTGACCGCCTACGATGGCTCACCGCTAGACGTGATGACAGGGCGGCTGTTGGCCACCAACGGCCAAATTCATTCGGCCATGAGCCAGACCCTTGGGAAGATTCAGCCACTAGTGCTCCCTTCCCTCACCTGACCAGTGCGTATCCCAATCTTCGATCCCAGTTAGCCTCAAACCGCTAAAAAGACCAGGGGATGGTTAAACTGAGGTTGACTGGGTAGATGAAGAGAATTTAATTTGTGTCTTATTGCTCCCTGAGTCGTCCCTCGGGTAAGTGACCATGAAACCAGATCAAGGGCTGTTTCAACTTGACTTTGATGACCATCACGCTGTGCTGGGAGTGCCAGTAACGGCCGATGCCAAGGCTGTGCGCAAGCGCTACCTAGCGATCGCCCGTATGCTGCATCCCGACAGTTTGTCTGGGGCCGCCGCTACCGATGCCCAACGGGCCAGCGACATTCTCTCCAAGCTGGTCAACCCCGCTTACGAGGCCTTGACCCAAGAAAAGTCAAGCACTGAGCATGGCATCATGCTCAAGCTCAAAGCGCAGTCCCTGCGTCAGATCGGCACAGCACCCACGGTTAGCTCTGCAGAGGCTCAGTCCCTGCTCAAAGCTCCCCATGCCGACGCGGCTTACCGCAAAGCCGTTGGTAGCTTAGCCGAAAGCCAATTCGACGACCTGGAGAATGTGACTGAGGTAATTGGCGAACTGAGTGAGCTCAACCTAATTTATCTGTACCGCAGCAGTGCCAACGATGGCCCATCGGTTGGCTCCCCGGCCAGCGCCGCTAAATCGCGCCCCAACGCTGCCCCTTCCGCCCCTACAACGACAGTGCCAACGGCCCGGCAAAACCAGGCGGCTATTCTAGAAAGCTACGTTAACCGAGCCCAGGAGTACGATCAAAACCGCGACTATAGCCGAGCCATTTTAGAGCTGCGGGAAGCCGTCAAAGCCTATCCCAACAATGTTCAGTGCCATAGTTACCTATCGGCGATCTATCTCAAAGCTGGTCAGAACACCATGGCCCGCATCCACGCTAAACGCGCCCTCGAGATCGACCCCAATGACGAAAGGGCGCAGTCCGTTCAGGCTCGGGTAGATAAAACTAGCGGTGGGTCTACATCTGGGTCGGCTCAGACCGCCAAATCAAAAGCAAGTAATACCAAAGCCTCTAACTCCAAATCTTCCAACCAGGGCGGCGGTTTCTTTGGCCTGTTTGGAGGCAAGAAAAAGTGATGACCTACCAACCCCCTGCCGGTGCGCGCGACCTACTACCCCTTGACGTTGCTCAAAAATACTGGATTGAGAATCGCCTAGAGCAGGTATTTCAGCGCTGGGGCTACCACCGCATTATCACCTCCACTGTAGAGCGGATGGATACCTTAATGGCGGGGGGAGCGATCGACCAGGAAGCGGTGATTGAGCTTCAACCCGTCGCGGGTAAGCGTTTGGGGCTACGGCCTGAGCTGACCGCCTCGATCGCCCGCACCGCTGTTACCCGCCTGGCTCGAGTCACCTATCCCCAGCGGCTCTACTACAACGCCAATGTGTTTCGCCAGGCGACTCAGGGTAGCCACGGAGGCCAGCAGGAGTTTTACCAGGCCGGAGTCGAGCTGCTCGGAGCCGGGGCAACAGTAGCCGATGCCGAGATCGTGCTGCTGCTGCTCGACTGTCTCCACAGCCTCTCCCTCGACTCCTGGTGCTTGATCTTGGGCGACGCCCAGCTCACCCAGGCGTTGCTCACCCCCTTTGCTCCTGACCAGCGCCAGGCGGTGCGACAAGCTCTTGCCGCCCTCGACCGGGTAGCTCTCGATGACATGGGTCTATCCCCAGACCTGCACCGGCACGCCCTGCATCTGCTTGACCTACGCGGTCACCCTGAGGACGTGCTCCAGGTTTTGGGGCAGCTTGCCCTAGAACCTGAAGCCCAAACAGCGGTGGAGCGTCTAAAGTCGCTGGTTGCCCTAGTGCGAGACGTCATCAACACGGAAGCTGGGAGTCAGCGCCCTACCCCAGCCCTGACGCTCGATCTCAGCTTGATTCAACCCTTTGACTACTACACTGGGCTGGTATTTGAGGTGGTCACTGGCCCTAAGCAGGGCTGCCAAGTGCTTGGGCAGGGGGGCCGCTATGACCACCTATTAGGTGTTTTTCAGGCGCAAGGTCAGGGGTTCCCGGGTATTGGCTTCGTACTAAACATTGAGGCTCTGCACCAAGCGCTGCTGCTCACGGGCCATCTGCCTCAGGATACGCCCCCTAGCGATTGGCTAGTGGTGCCCACCGTGCCCCAGGCAGCGGCAGCAGCCTTTACCTACGCCCAAACCCTACGAGCCTCAGCTAGTCTGGTGCGGGCTGAGGTGCACCTAGCCGACGGTGAGCTGCCCGCTGCCACCCGCGATCTAGCCCGTCAGCGCCGCATTAGCCGCATTGCCTGGATCGGCCCCGACGGCTTGCCAGATATTGAAGCTCTGAACTAACGTGGGGGATGGCCTCTACCCTGACTCAATTCCTTATAGAGAAAGAGTTGCAGACTCAGGTGGCCAACGGTTTGCCTAGGGGAACTTTGATTCCTCGATATTATTTTGTGTCCGTAAGGAGAGATCGTGGCCCATACCATTGTGACTAATGTTTGTGAGGGCGTCGCCGACTGCGTCGATGCCTGCCCAGTAGCCTGCATCCACGAAGGTTCCGGCAAAAACACCAAGGGCACTGACTGGTACTGGATTGACTTTTCAACCTGCATTGACTGCGGCATTTGTCTCCAGGTGTGCCCTGTAGAAGGCGCTATTCTGCCCGAAGAACAGCCCGAACTGCAAAACACCCCGACCTAGTTTGGTCTAGCCTAGGGTGCTGGGTCTTCCCTCCCCGGGCGAAACTTCAAGGTTGTCCTGTACTATGGCCAAAATCAGTCTCCGCAGTCGTCTCTTCATCTCTCACTTGGCGGTGATGGGAATTGGCATTTTGGCCCTGGCTATCTTTGGCAGGCTTTACACTCCCCGTCTCTTTGTGATCTCCCTGGAGCGCTATGAGAATGGGGTGCTAAGCGTGCAGCGTCGTACCCAGCTAGTCAAGGGGTTTGAGGCCGCCTGGAGCCGGGGCATGCTGTGGGCGATCTTGGTAGGTGGGGGTACCGCCGGGGGCTTGAGCTACTTGGTGTCGCGACGCATCATTCGCCCGCTCGATCAGATGACGGAGGTGACGCGATCGTTTGCCGCTGGCCGATTGAACGCCCGCGTGCCGCCTTCGGAAATTTTGGAAATTCAGCGGTTGGCCAGCAGTTTTAACCGCATGGCGGCAGACCTGGAGGGCGTGGAAGAGCACCGCCGCGAGCTGATTGGCGATCTCACTCACGAACTGCGTACCCCGCTAACAATCATCCACGGCTATCTAGAGGGGCTGGCAGATGGCACAGTTGCCCCAGAGCCCGAGCTTTACCAACGGCTAGCTGGGGAGACAACGCGCCTCCAGCGCCTAGTCAATGACCTACAAGAGCTATCTAAGCTGGAAGCGGGCTATCTACCCATCCAAGCTCAGACAGTGGCGCTGTGCCCGCTGCTAACCGCGCTGGTGCGGCATTTTGACGATCAGTTTGTGAGTACCGATCGCGTCGCAATTACCTTGCAGTGTCTGCCCGATCTGCCGCTGGTGGACGCCGACCCCAGCCGCATTGAGCAAATCGTGATCAATTTGCTGGGCAATGCCCTGCGCTACACCGAGAAGGGCGCGGTTACGGTCAAGGCATGGGCCCAGAACAGCCGGGTTTACGTCAGCGTGACTGACACCGGCATTGGGATTGCTGAGGAAGACTTGCCCTACGTATTTGAGCGATTTTGGCGGGCCGATCGCTCCCGCAACCGCAATTCTGGAGGCACGGGTTTAGGTTTGACCATCTGTCGCCGGTTGGTCGAGGTGCAGGGGGGCAAGATTGAGGTTAAAAGCACCTTGGGTCAGGGCAGTGAGTTTACGTTTTGGCTGCCCCAGGCGAAGGGAGTGAAAGGAAAAGGGGGAGAGGGGTAGATGAGTAGTTGGGAATGCCAACTGCTGAAACTGGGCTCGTGTAGCCTAAGGATTCTGGTGCAAAAGGTTCGATAGATTCTCTGGAGGAGTGAGGAGCTGTTGTCGCAAGTGGTGGGATTGAGTGCGATCGCACTGTACCTCCAGCAACCTCACACCGGTGGTGGGTAAACTGCTGACGCTGGCCGTTAGCTGACTCCAGGTTTCAACTCGCTCGTAGTTCACGCCGTAGGCAGCGCAGAGGCGATTAAGGTCAACGGTTTGAGGCGTGGTAAAAAAGTCTTCAAACCAGCGTTCGCCAGGGGCAGGCAGGGTGGCGACGGGCAGTTGGTCAAAGATACCGCCTCCTCGGTTGTTGACCACCACCACGGTGAGATGGCTCCGCAGGCGCGGCACGCTGAGCCAGCCGTTGGTGTCGTGGAGCAGGGCCAGATCGCCTGTAAGCAGCACCGCAGGCGGGCCACCGTGGGCGATTCCTAGAGCTGTCGAGAGCGTGCCGTCAATACCGTTGGCCCCTCGGTTGCAGTAGGGCCGCAGGGCGCGATCGCCCTGCGGCCAAAACCATTCCACATCGCGGATCGGCATACTGTTAGCGACCACTACCGCAGTCCCTTTCGGCAAACAGCGGGCCAGCAGCCAAGGTAATTTGCCCTCAAAGAATTCATTCAGCTCTGCTAAGGCGCGATCGAGATGCTGGCGCAACTCTTTATCTAGAACTAGCCACTGGTCGTGGTAGAGCCCCGTTTGAGGCGCCGCTGGGATGGGGGGCAACGCTCGTGACAGGGCGGTAACACTGAGGGGCACCGCAGTTACCGGACCGTGGAGAGGATCGAGGCTAGTCCCACCGGGGTCGAGCACCAAGCGGCGAGGCTGAGTATCCTGTAGCCACTGGCGCAGTCGTTTGCTGGTGGGCAGGGGGCCGAGCTGAATCACCTGCTCAGGTATCAGATCTTTCGCCCAGGTGGGCTGTCTCAATGCCATGTCGTAGGTGGTAACCAGAGAAGCATTCAACGCAGCAGCATTGCGCAGCGGCGACAGCCCCTCGGCCAGCACTGGCCAGCCCAGGTAGTTGGCTAGAGCAGCAACGGCCTTGCAGTAGCCTAGCGGATCGACGGGCTGTGCCGGCCCAGCGATAATTAGGCCGCGATCGCATCCTCGCCAAGTCTCCAGCCAAGACAGATCTATTCCTGGTGTCGAAAAGTCCCTCAACGCTGGCACCTCAACCGCCGCTAGAAAGTCATCGCTGAGCTTGTCTTTTAAGTGTGTCACCGAGCCATCGGCGATCGGGGCTAAGGGGTCGCGGAAGGGACAGTTGAGATGCACTGGCCCCGCCACTGGATAGAGCGATCGCCCCCAAGCCTGCCCCAAGATCTGTCGCAGATAGCGCAGCATGGCCACTTCCGCCACGGGCACTGCCAGCTCTGCATACCAGTTCGGAAACGTGCCAAACAGCCTTTGCTGGTCGATGGTTTGGCCCGAGGCACAGTCGCGCAGCTCGGGAGGGCGATCGGCGGTCAGCACCAGTAGGGGAATGCGGCTTTCACGCGCTTCAATCACGGCGGGGTAGTAGTTGGCCCCGGCGGTGCCGGAGGTGCAGACCAAAGCCACCGGCTGCCCGGTGCGCCGAGCCAGACCTAGAGCAAAAAATGCCGCCGATCGCTCATCGAGCACCGGCACCGCCTCAATCTCAGGGTGGCTGACCAGGGCCATAGTCAGGGGCGTAGAGCGTGAACCAGGCGAAATCACAGCGGTTTTCAGCCCCAGCCGAGCCAGTGTGGCCACCAGCACCGAGGCCCAAAGGGCGTTAGTATTGCGAAAATCAAAAGTCATGGATCAATAGCAAGGGCAAGGGCCTACACCAGCGACTCGCCCAGGGCGCGCAGCTTGAGCTTAATTTCTGCCCACTCGCGATCGGGGTTAGACCCTGCCACAATACCAGCCCCGGCGTACAGCCGCACCCAGGTATCCGCCACCAAAGCCGAGCGAATGCCTACAATAAACTCGCTGTCACCATTTGCTCCCACCCACCCTAAGGGAGCCGCGTAGAGCCCCCGATCAAAATCCTCAAAGCGCAGAATCTGGTCGCAGGCTTCGCGGGTCGGCACCCCGGCCACGGCAGGAGTTGGGTGCAGGGCCTCCACGATATGCAGCGGGTGAATATGACGGGGCACACGGGCCCGCATCGGCGTATGCAAATGCTGAATGTTGGACAGCCGCCGCACCTTAGGCCGAGGCTGGTACTGGGGCCATAGTCCTACGCTCCGAAGTTGCCGGGCCAAAAACTCTACTACCAGCCGGTGCTCTCCCCGTTCTTTGGGATTGTGCAACAGCCCCTGGGCGAGATAATCATCCTGGAATGGCGCCCCCCCCCGAGGAGCCGACCCAGCCAAGGCATCGGTGATTAGTTGGCCCTGGGTGAGGCTGAGCAGCCGTTCCGGACTAGCCCCCATGAACGTCTTGCCGTTGCCCTGACCCACCGAAAACACATGGCAATCTGGGTAGCGCTGCCGTAGACGCCCCAGAGCCGCTAGAGGCTGTATCGGCTCAGTGCTGACCCAGTCTAGGGCATGGGCCAGCACAATTTTTTGTACCGGATGCCGGGTCATGTGGCTCAGGGCGCGGTCTACGGCCGTCCTGAACTGTTGGCCAGCTTCGGGCACAGGCTGTACCGGCAGCCGAGCCGGATGCAGCGGATCGCGCCAGGGAGCCGTGCCCAGGCGCTCTACTGCGCGCAGCTGGTTGGCCAGGTTGTCAATGATGGTGTCTACGTCGGAGGTCGCCGTCACCAGGTAATTCAGCGTTAGGACGCCCTGCCCCCCCTGGCGCACTAGCTGCCACTGGGGTAACACCACCGTCGCCGCCGGAAAGGCCGTCTCGCCATCTTGGGAGTCGGCAAAGAAGGTGAATGCGCAAAAAAATCTGGGTCCATCGGCCCCACTGAGGGCCGCAGCTGGCCCTGCTTCGCTGTAGCGGTGGGTTTTGCTGCGCCACTGCTCAATAAATCGGCGAGCTTGGGCAAACCGGCGCGCGCCCGCAGTTTCGTAAACTAGCGCGGCCCCAAATCCCACCACCGATCGCTGAGCGGCGGGGGTTTCAAGGTACAGGTGGCGATCGCTGCTGGGAGCCAGCCGGGCCAACACCATCAGCGGGTCAACCGGGGGAATATCAAAACTCAGGCTCACCAGCTGGGGCTGATGACTCTGCCGCGCCTGACCCAACCGACGATCTAAAAACCGGTAGGCCGACTGCAACGTCTGGTCGCGATCGGAGCAGTGAGAAACAACGGGCATAAACCTTGGGATTTTAAAGCGGTTTACTGTATGAGCGGTCAACCTCG encodes:
- a CDS encoding inositol monophosphatase family protein, which codes for MSLPAESDLQRWLDSATEAALAAGAVLQHYWGNLTTIDEKGRSGDLVTEADRGAEAAVMAVLERHLPTDHGILAEESGVIRDREAGLLWAIDPLDGTTNYTHQYPFCAVSIGLLAEGEPVLGVIYDPIHRDLFRAAKGLGASLNRSPIRVSTTDQLAQSLLVTGFAYDRRETPDNNYAEFCHFTHLTQGVRRGGSAAIDLAYVACGRLDGYWERGLSPWDIAAGIAIVREAGGQVTAYDGSPLDVMTGRLLATNGQIHSAMSQTLGKIQPLVLPSLT
- the menD gene encoding 2-succinyl-5-enolpyruvyl-6-hydroxy-3-cyclohexene-1-carboxylic-acid synthase; its protein translation is MTFDFRNTNALWASVLVATLARLGLKTAVISPGSRSTPLTMALVSHPEIEAVPVLDERSAAFFALGLARRTGQPVALVCTSGTAGANYYPAVIEARESRIPLLVLTADRPPELRDCASGQTIDQQRLFGTFPNWYAELAVPVAEVAMLRYLRQILGQAWGRSLYPVAGPVHLNCPFRDPLAPIADGSVTHLKDKLSDDFLAAVEVPALRDFSTPGIDLSWLETWRGCDRGLIIAGPAQPVDPLGYCKAVAALANYLGWPVLAEGLSPLRNAAALNASLVTTYDMALRQPTWAKDLIPEQVIQLGPLPTSKRLRQWLQDTQPRRLVLDPGGTSLDPLHGPVTAVPLSVTALSRALPPIPAAPQTGLYHDQWLVLDKELRQHLDRALAELNEFFEGKLPWLLARCLPKGTAVVVANSMPIRDVEWFWPQGDRALRPYCNRGANGIDGTLSTALGIAHGGPPAVLLTGDLALLHDTNGWLSVPRLRSHLTVVVVNNRGGGIFDQLPVATLPAPGERWFEDFFTTPQTVDLNRLCAAYGVNYERVETWSQLTASVSSLPTTGVRLLEVQCDRTQSHHLRQQLLTPPENLSNLLHQNP
- a CDS encoding indolepyruvate ferredoxin oxidoreductase subunit alpha; its protein translation is MAHTIVTNVCEGVADCVDACPVACIHEGSGKNTKGTDWYWIDFSTCIDCGICLQVCPVEGAILPEEQPELQNTPT
- a CDS encoding 2Fe-2S iron-sulfur cluster-binding protein; the protein is MARTHTVTVHHRQTGRIYTVEVPEDRYILQTAESQGVELPFACRNGACTTCAVRLLEGEVDQPEAMGLSPDLRERGYALLCVSYPRSNIQAETQDEDEVYELQFGRYFGKGKVRRGLPLDED
- a CDS encoding isochorismate synthase MenF, whose protein sequence is MPVVSHCSDRDQTLQSAYRFLDRRLGQARQSHQPQLVSLSFDIPPVDPLMVLARLAPSSDRHLYLETPAAQRSVVGFGAALVYETAGARRFAQARRFIEQWRSKTHRYSEAGPAAALSGADGPRFFCAFTFFADSQDGETAFPAATVVLPQWQLVRQGGQGVLTLNYLVTATSDVDTIIDNLANQLRAVERLGTAPWRDPLHPARLPVQPVPEAGQQFRTAVDRALSHMTRHPVQKIVLAHALDWVSTEPIQPLAALGRLRQRYPDCHVFSVGQGNGKTFMGASPERLLSLTQGQLITDALAGSAPRGGAPFQDDYLAQGLLHNPKERGEHRLVVEFLARQLRSVGLWPQYQPRPKVRRLSNIQHLHTPMRARVPRHIHPLHIVEALHPTPAVAGVPTREACDQILRFEDFDRGLYAAPLGWVGANGDSEFIVGIRSALVADTWVRLYAGAGIVAGSNPDREWAEIKLKLRALGESLV
- a CDS encoding cell wall metabolism sensor histidine kinase WalK produces the protein MAKISLRSRLFISHLAVMGIGILALAIFGRLYTPRLFVISLERYENGVLSVQRRTQLVKGFEAAWSRGMLWAILVGGGTAGGLSYLVSRRIIRPLDQMTEVTRSFAAGRLNARVPPSEILEIQRLASSFNRMAADLEGVEEHRRELIGDLTHELRTPLTIIHGYLEGLADGTVAPEPELYQRLAGETTRLQRLVNDLQELSKLEAGYLPIQAQTVALCPLLTALVRHFDDQFVSTDRVAITLQCLPDLPLVDADPSRIEQIVINLLGNALRYTEKGAVTVKAWAQNSRVYVSVTDTGIGIAEEDLPYVFERFWRADRSRNRNSGGTGLGLTICRRLVEVQGGKIEVKSTLGQGSEFTFWLPQAKGVKGKGGEG
- a CDS encoding ATP phosphoribosyltransferase regulatory subunit — its product is MTYQPPAGARDLLPLDVAQKYWIENRLEQVFQRWGYHRIITSTVERMDTLMAGGAIDQEAVIELQPVAGKRLGLRPELTASIARTAVTRLARVTYPQRLYYNANVFRQATQGSHGGQQEFYQAGVELLGAGATVADAEIVLLLLDCLHSLSLDSWCLILGDAQLTQALLTPFAPDQRQAVRQALAALDRVALDDMGLSPDLHRHALHLLDLRGHPEDVLQVLGQLALEPEAQTAVERLKSLVALVRDVINTEAGSQRPTPALTLDLSLIQPFDYYTGLVFEVVTGPKQGCQVLGQGGRYDHLLGVFQAQGQGFPGIGFVLNIEALHQALLLTGHLPQDTPPSDWLVVPTVPQAAAAAFTYAQTLRASASLVRAEVHLADGELPAATRDLARQRRISRIAWIGPDGLPDIEALN
- a CDS encoding J domain-containing protein, with protein sequence MKPDQGLFQLDFDDHHAVLGVPVTADAKAVRKRYLAIARMLHPDSLSGAAATDAQRASDILSKLVNPAYEALTQEKSSTEHGIMLKLKAQSLRQIGTAPTVSSAEAQSLLKAPHADAAYRKAVGSLAESQFDDLENVTEVIGELSELNLIYLYRSSANDGPSVGSPASAAKSRPNAAPSAPTTTVPTARQNQAAILESYVNRAQEYDQNRDYSRAILELREAVKAYPNNVQCHSYLSAIYLKAGQNTMARIHAKRALEIDPNDERAQSVQARVDKTSGGSTSGSAQTAKSKASNTKASNSKSSNQGGGFFGLFGGKKK